The Mycolicibacterium duvalii DNA window AGGGTGGCCTGGATCTCGCCGCCCATGCAGCGGATCGCTGCGGCGGCGATGATGCCCTCGGGGGTGCCGCCGATACCGACGAGAAGATCGGTGCCGGAGTCGGGCCGGCACGCCGAGATCGCGCCCGCGACGTCGCCGTCGGAGATCAACCGGATGCGGGCACCGGCCTCCCGGACGTCGGCCATCAGCTTGGCGTGCCGAGGCCGGTCCAGGATGCACACGGTGACGTCGGAGACCGAGGCCTTGCGGACCTTCGCGATGCGCTGGATGTTGGCCGCGATGGGAGACGTGATGTCGATGAACTCCGCGACATCGGGACCCCCGGCGATCTTGTTCATGTAGAACACCGCCGACGGGTCGAACATCGCGCCGCGCTCGGCGACCGCGAGCACCGAGATCGCGTTGGGCATGCCCTTGCTCATCAGCGTGGTGCCGTCGACCGGGTCGACGGCGAAGTCGCAGTCCGGGCCGTCGCCGTTGCCGACCTCTTCGCCGTTGTAGAGCATCGGGGCGTTGTCCTTCTCGCCCTCGCCGATCACCACGACGCCGCGCATCGACACCGAGTTCACCAGCTGGCGCATCGCGTCGACGGCCGCGCCGTCGCCGCCTTCCTTGTCGCCGCGGCCCACCCAGCGTCCTGCGGCCATCGCGCCGGCCTCGGTGACCCGTACCAGTTCCAGGGCCAGGTTGCGGTCCGGCGCTTCACGTCTCGATGGCGTCATGCGCCAGATTGTCCCATTAACGGGTTGGTCTCAGGGAGCTGGGATACTGGCAATCATGACGACGCCGCCCGAGCCGGGCCCCACGGTCACCGGGGCGCCCGGTCCGCGCCCACCGAAGTCGCGCCTGCTGCAGGACGGCCGCGACATGTTCTGGTCGATGGCCCCGCTGGTGGTGGCCTGCCTGGTGCTGGCCGGGGTCCTCGGAATGTGCTCGTTCGCGCCGTCGGGGCCGGGTCCGGGCCCCACCCCCGACTACGACGCACCGGCGGGGCTGCGCGCCGACGCCGCGGCGCTGGACATCCCGATCCGCATCCCGGACGTGCCCGACGGCTGGCAGTCCAACTCCGGAAGCCGCAAGGGCATCGAATCCGGCCGCACCGACCCGGCCAGCGGTCTGCAGGTGCGTGCGGTCGCCTCGACGGTCGGCTACCTCACGCCGACGGGTCGGTATCTGAGTGTGACGCAGAGCGACGCCGACGAGGACAGGCTCATCGCGTCGTTCGGCCGCGATCTGGTGCCGACCGGGACTCAGGACGT harbors:
- the glpX gene encoding class II fructose-bisphosphatase, whose amino-acid sequence is MTPSRREAPDRNLALELVRVTEAGAMAAGRWVGRGDKEGGDGAAVDAMRQLVNSVSMRGVVVIGEGEKDNAPMLYNGEEVGNGDGPDCDFAVDPVDGTTLMSKGMPNAISVLAVAERGAMFDPSAVFYMNKIAGGPDVAEFIDITSPIAANIQRIAKVRKASVSDVTVCILDRPRHAKLMADVREAGARIRLISDGDVAGAISACRPDSGTDLLVGIGGTPEGIIAAAAIRCMGGEIQATLAPTDDEERQRALDRGYDLDKVLTTRDLVAGENVFFCATGVTDGDLLKGVRFFGGGCTTQSIVMRSKSGTVRMIDAYHRLAKLSEYSAVNFTGDSSAAYPLP
- a CDS encoding DUF4245 domain-containing protein translates to MTTPPEPGPTVTGAPGPRPPKSRLLQDGRDMFWSMAPLVVACLVLAGVLGMCSFAPSGPGPGPTPDYDAPAGLRADAAALDIPIRIPDVPDGWQSNSGSRKGIESGRTDPASGLQVRAVASTVGYLTPTGRYLSVTQSDADEDRLIASFGRDLVPTGTQDVDGVNWVVYQGGERDGRPPEPVWTTRLGGPTGPAQIALTGAGDTDEFRTLAAATQSQPPLTTT